Within Anopheles ziemanni chromosome 2, idAnoZiCoDA_A2_x.2, whole genome shotgun sequence, the genomic segment ATTGTGCTATCGTTTTGCATTCTCATTCAGTTTTTCCGTCGATGGAGGGCGCGGTGTGCAGATCACCATCCACGATTTGGATCTGAATCCTACCACCGACTTCCTGTACATCCGTGCTGGAAACATTGAAGATGTCGAAGAGAAGGGACCGGTGCTGACGGGGACCTACACGGAACCGATACGGTTTCTGATCCCTCAAACGACGTACTTCACCATCCACTTTGTCGCCCAACAAGATCCGGATGGTGAACAGAAGCATCGAGGGTTTCAGCTGTCCTACGCCCCGTTCGGTGAGATGGTATCGCCGACGACACCGACCACGACAGAGATCATAGTGCCGCAGGAAGAGCTCCAGTGGACGACCAAGGAGATCGTCATGACCCCGACGATGATGGAACTGCAGAGCACCTGGTCAGAGATCAAGGAAGCGTTGTCGAACGCGAGCAACATGTACATCGAGAGCCGCAACCTGAGCTACATGCCAAGTCGGTGGGTAGCCCTGCGGCCGATAACCTCTTTTGTATTACGAATTAAAACTATGTCGTTCCCAAACAGGCCGTTTGATGTTAAGCTGCTCGCCCGCAAGTGTCCGGACACATGGCGTAACCATGAGAACTGCGTCAGCCTGGAATTTGCCGTACCGCTGCGTCCGATTTTATACGAACCAtcgtacgacgacgacgggctGGACATGGGTTTTGGCAACAAGTTCCTGCAGAAGGGTTTCATCTCGATCGTGACGACGGAAGCCACCGAGCCGCAGTACGAGCTGGATGTAGCGCATCTGGACGAAATGTGGAACGAGTTTGGCCAGATGGCGGTACAACGGGCCGGGTACGATGGCTACATTATGCCCGAAAGTGGCCGCATTCTGCTCACCTGGATCGGCATCAGTCTGGCGATCGTGGGCACGTTCCTATTTGTGCTGTACATGATTTGGAAGATTGACATCTTTAAGGACTACCGACGGTGAGGATTGTTCACCTTCGATTAGACCAGGTCTTTATTGGTCTGACAAACACTTCCCTCTTAGGATTTCCCGGACGAGTCACGCCGTGGCGCCGGACGACGACAAGAACGAGCTGAAAAAGAAGGAGTTCGACATATCGATGTTCCCTTCACCCCATCAGGTAGTGCCAACGTTCTTCCCGACCGGTGAACCTTACGGTCCAGATGCCGAAGCACAATACGGTGAGTTGATCCAATTATCCGGTTCGGATAAATGATGAGGATCGTTGGTCCAAACATGACACACCATTCAGCATCTCCTTCCGTTTGCTTCCTGCACCTAATATGCCAATCCAACCGGAGGGTGATAAATATtacactttaaagcacctgaGCTGACAGAGCGCAAAATTAACTAAAATCAATGGCCACACTTTTGCAAAATCTTCATCACGTCTTATTACCGACTGTGTTTTTCCCTGTCTTCTCCCACGATGCCAGCGTACGACAACACGACGATGAGCCAATGGCCGGAGGACTTCAGcgaacccaagtatcccgaaacctCGTTCGGCGGTGGTCCGCCTCAGCGCACCAGCCAGCAGCGGACAACCGGTCTAGCCCGGCCGTACGAACCCGTCTCGCCGATGGACCTATCAACCGCTCCGATGGATTTTAATGGTACGTAAATCGGTACCAAACATGGGCCCCGAAAATGTGCACGGGATGGTAATTTAGTAGTATCAACAGTGGCGTTTGTTAAACGTTGGTACCGTTGGTTGATCCTGACAGAAATTGGCCTGATTTgagttgattgtttttaaggAAAATATCGGCACAGCACGAAaggatttcatttttgttttgtttaattttcgttttcctccttccttttTATGTTCCTCTTGGACCGTAAACTCGGACAGATTCCCCCCGAATGCCGCGTTCGTCGGCTGGCAACAGGGGTAATCCATTTTTATCGCCACCCGGAGGAGGACCACGGACGTCCACTGGCAACCCGCCGCCCGGCCTTCGGTAATAAACTGGCCGGACgagttaattaaaaatatgcgAAACAACCCCGAACGGTCTTGGCACATTAAGCGCGACGGGGACGGGTGAGGGCGTGTGTGATAAGAGTGGACGGTGTGGTCTTGgcgaaaaatatataacaaaATTACGATCGGTGTATAAAATATCttgttcgcttttttttctcccttttgctGCATCATCAACAAACGTATCCTTGCTGTGTCCTTCCACGGGTAATAGGCTCTGTGTATAGATGTtggttctgttttcttttaagtATGATGCAAAATTCGTTCAAAACACTCTCCGTCCCGGCATATCGAACAGAAACGCGTGCTCCGGTAAGAGAGAaatcaattaattaattttatgacGTTAATCTCCAATCAAACCCGTCCGAAGGTGGACCTTCCCTGGTCAGGTGTGGGGAGAGGGTGGGGTTTTAAGTTCAGCGTCAATCAGAAATCGATCCAATTTTTCGGCCGTTCAATTATCCGTCCACTGCTGCACGCGGCCAATCAAAATCTCCTCCACATCCAAGCAGGCAATCTCCGTTCGGCAACTCATCAGCGCCTTAGCGTTCAtcaggatggaaaaatggttcGTTTCGTGTCCGACAGCCTCGTCGGATCATTTTCCATACCGATATCGTACCAGCCTGTGCAGAAAGTGCATTACGGGTGGTGATCATTAAAGAAACGAAACACCTTCTCCGTGGTGGAGTGTTCCACATAAACGTAATAGTTTTCGTTGTTCCTTTGCAACGTATCCAGCCTTCCCGCATGGCATCGAGAGCGTTGGTCgatatttaaataaagttttcaTTCCTTCGTTTACCGCAAATTAAAGTCCCATTCAACATTGACCCACAGGACGATGCAACAGAAGCAAACCAGTGCTCATAAccgcatttaaaaaaatatataaaaacgGTAGAGATTGTTAAAAACGTGGAACCATGTTCTTGAAGGTGATAATGAATCCCGTGTACCGTACACGGTTCGTTTGTTCGCCACtccttgtttttaatttctttcttGCGCTCCCGTCTGATTACAAGTATTGGGTAATTGGAATAATACATAATAAGCGACAATGATAATAATTTCCAGCAGCGTAAAATTGTTTGGGGCGGTTCGTGTTGATGTCTTGCCTTGTGGTGTCCTCAGGAGCAGATCGACCTGCGCCGAACCCGGACAGCATTTCCGGAGAAATCAGTTCCattggttttggtttgatgTTTGAGCGCTTGTGCCACTGCTGCCATTACATTTGGCCATTCCGTAAATGAAATCAattcttgtatttttttccatttatctATTGCATGCTTTTCAAAGGAAAGGGATAATGACTGCATAATGCTACTGAATGAAATTGAGTTGAGTAGTTAAGGTTTACGGTTTACGTAAAAACTctggaaaaggaaagcgaCAATGGATtcgtaaaatattttgaacatttaaataaatcaCTTAAATTTACGATGATGAAAAAATTTCCCAAAAACCCTTTTTTGTAACTAATatataattgaattaaaaaaaaggatggataaaattttaattaaattaaaataatcttaAAATCaagatattttttatcatatcaTATGTTGAGTATAAATTTTCAACTTCTATCTAATTCAAATCAACaattactcttttaccattaAAACTAATGAATTATTTGAAACTACAATTTTAATTAGAAAGCTTTTTCTaccaaattatttttttttaatagttcATGCTAATTCTACAATATACTATACAGCTaaatcgaaatcgaatgaATCTACACCAGAAAATGAGAAACGCTCTTTTTTAACAATTAACATTTCGCCTTATTTGGCTTAATCTAGAGTTTTATTGGAAACGGACCCCAGACGAACAAACTAGAGAccaaaaatatttaacaattatttattttaaaacaaaaaaacagctaCCTGCTGTAGGCTATAACCGATTgctatataaaaatatatgctTGACTCAACGCTTTTGCTAGGTTCTTTTCTCAGGACGTCTTACAAAGcgagtttcgtttcgtttgcagTAATAGTCATTAGTTCGGCTCTGTTATGgcgtttaaattttttaaattagtgCGCAACATATAATATAAGGGTGACTAAATGCTACCGTATTTCCATGTTCCTAAAGGGGGAGACAATTTTAGTTCCGGCTCTAGAGCGTTTAtctacacatacacactcacactgaTGGAGACGAGGAACTAAACGTTCGTTATTGTATCATCGTTTGGCTTTGTATTGACTTCAGGGTTCAgtaaccatttttatttccctatATATAACAACTATTTGTTTCTCGAGTGTACTATAAAATAGCGCTAAAAATTGACTTCGTTcggtaacttttttttttacttcgggTCACCGGTACCTAGTAGAAAGAAGCTATATAAAAATAGGCAGGAAAAGGTAAAGAAACGTAAGGTAGAGTTTCGAAAAAGGTTAGCCAGTTAATCGAGAAAGGAGAATAAAGCTAATGAAATTACGTTCAACAAACCCATCCCACAGTAATTCCAACAGGCTAGTATACTTTTCGTAACAACAAGATAGCAATAACATTTAGTTTCAGTTAGATTAGGTTCTTGggttggggttttttaaatttttccttaAAGGGattttttctgtaattttcCGTTCAATCATTTGTCACCGATGTGTCCATTGTACCGCCTTTGCcgcatttggaaaaaaatctaCATCGAAGACGGATTATTATTGCATTGAAGATGCATCCTCAGTTTCTCTGGATAAACCGGTAGATTCTAAACAGCACCACGTTCTACGCCCTTGTCAGGTTTtggggttgttttgtttttttactttaggCCACACTTTAGGTATCATGCAGTAGCGCACCGACGACATAATCCGGCGACGGTTTCTCCGCCGTCCGGTGCACGGTGATACCCTTATTTTCTATTGCTTTCTTGGTGCTCGGCCCGATGGCAATGATCCGCTTGCCAGTCAGGTCTAGCCGATGCTTTTCGAACACGTGCGCACAGTAGTTGATACCGGACGGGCTGAAAAAGAGTAAACTATCGATCGTTCGATCTTTGTTCGCGTCCCCGTCAGACCGAAACAGGGCGACCAGATTGCGCTCCAGGTCGCGATGTGGCACCGTTTCGTACACTTCCACCGAGTCGAGCGAGTAACCGTACTCGGAGAGCTTATTCTGCAGCACATCCTGCTTGAGGTTACCACAGGGAAAGAGAAAGGGCATGGTGACGGTTTTATTGTACAGATCGGTCTTGATGAAATCCGCCAGATTGCTTGCGTTCCCCGAGTGGTGTCCTTTTGTGTCGAGATCGAGAGATCGCTGGATCAAATCGCGGGATGTTTCGCCGACCGAGTAGTTCTCCAACGTTTTCCAGTCGTCCTTTAGCTTCTGACCACGTACTGCATCCCGAACGGCCGTTATGCTACGCGGGCTGGTGAATATGAGACCGGAGTACTTGTACGGCGATAGCAGCCGATCCCGCAGCACCTCCAGATTCTTGAAGGAAAAATCGAGCGTCGGAATAAACACTGGTTCGAAACCGTGCTTCTCCAGCAGAGCACCGTAATTGTCCGAGTTTTCACTTTCGGATTTTAATATCACCACCACCTTTTTCATTGCTTTGCACTGTCTTTAGTCCTGGGGTGCAACGTGTACAGTTGCTAATTTTCTACTGCACCTCGATAACCTTTGCTGTACCAGCAGCAAACGATTGCAAAATTGGTGCAGATTATGTGCGAAGTAAATTTTCACCAGATatcgatgtttttgttttgctttactACCCCGATTTGACAGCTACATGATATCCAAGTAAACAAACATACGGTACGATGATTCCGATTCGTTTCAAGAGCGTattgttaaataaaattgatttcgCTGCTCGTGGTAAAATAATATTCGTGCTATAAGATGGTATCAAAATTATTAGCCTTTGATGAAGGAtacttaaataatttttaaaacaagtgtGTTAACGGCACGGTCCTGGAACAGTCGACTATGTGATATAAACTTattcacccttgaaaggttgAACTGTTTACGTTTTGCACCGCAAACAGCATGCCATGCTTCTCAAATAATTTACGATCcaaaacatgaaaagaaattGTTCCACAGAATTTTAGAAGTAAAGGACACTCAGCCATAGAGtttcaaaatttatctttttttttattcaaaacaaagcaagagTTTTACTCAACGATTGACCCTTTTCCGGTACAACTTTAGCCACTTTCCTCGGTTCTTTGATCAGCGTTACGGGACACTGAACTTCCGTCCAGCAGACCGGCACCATTGGTatcgtttcggcacccgagtTGGCTCGCGAACTAGGCGAAATGGCCACCACAACCCCAAGCTCGTTATCAGCCGTGGAAAGATGAAAAACATTCAGCTCAATTTGATGGAGTACACGCGCTAGGATGATATCTCCCGGACGGAAACATTTGTGCATTTCCACCCGATCAACCTCCGTCGCACGAACGTCTTCTTTACGAATGATCCCTCGGAAGCCTCGATTGAGGGCCGTTTTACCAATGCACAAGATGCGACATTTGGCTAGACGATGCTGCACTCCGGTAATCCTTGCCGTTACGATGTCGCCTATAACAGGTACCGtggcaccaccaccaaacgAAACCACCGAGATGTAGGTATTTTTTTCACGTTTCTTCATCCGCACAATGCCGGCCAGTGTGGCGTGCACGTAGCCGAGCTTTTCGTAGGTACCCTCGCTGGCCACTACGAACTCCGATGCGGCGCACAACACTTGTCCAGGAACGCATATTAATGcttgttctttatttttttcactcatttttGTGAACGTTCCGAAACCGCACCGGTGGGCCAGCGAAATTTTTAGGATAAAGAAgttggtaaataaaataaacagacaACATTGAGTTTGACGTTTCGGTCAAggtgtttaaaatttcatcaggTAGGGCAATCAGGTAATTTTGTTCCAAAGCAATCTATTTTTGGAACATTATAAAAGTAATCCAATGTCACAATGATTTCAAAAATGGCCGTTGAACAAAAGTATAAACAgtcaaacacaaacaatttatctaaatagataaaattttgattttattccgTTGACATTGCCCAGATAGTTGAGCTCCATGCTGCTTTGGATTTAAGTATATTTACATGCATATATGTTGCTGAATGCCGcaaatagaaaataacataacatatcaatgattttttttatttaccggTACTCATGAACCCAACGTGAAGTATTGCGTTATTGTCATTAAAAGCATAATATTGGCCATTTGTGCTACTCTAGAGCCCCAAAGAGTTTTAAAATATGACTCAGTTAATAACGTTTATTCTAATGTTATTTGAGCAGTACATTTCATAGGTTGGACATTTTACCTTTAATTTTCAATACGATAAACGATAAAGTAAAATGTGAACAACGATCTTGATAATTAGTGATTAAAGCTTGCCTTTGTTGATCTCAGAAACATGTGCCCACAGCCTGGTTAAACCTGAAGGCTGCTAAATCCcctattttttctcttcacctATTCTAAAAGGATAACTTGTTTGCTTAAAGTGTCTGTTCGACAGAAggcttaattaaaaatttaactgATTCCATTTTGATTCTGCAATTCATAGTATCATGGAACAATTCTATTGTTCCctgtttcatttcatcaaTTCTATTCTTAACCAGAAAAGCACAATACAGATACCGCAGTGAATAAATCATCtcaaataaaatttgcctTCGCATTATTCGTGCATGCATCAACAAATTAAGACATTTACTGTCGCCTGAAATCTAAAACCTGTAAATTCGGATTGTAAAATTTGGATTCACTGTAATATACTCTCTGTAGCACTAACTTTTTTCAGTGTCATACAAACCTTGCCTCTCACTCTCCAAATGCGGTGCCAAATGGCTCTCGCAGAAAACGCAAACCATGTTGAAGTTCGGCTCCATGCTGGAACCCGAGCATGCTTGTGGGCTACGCCGAGGAATAAAAACAGCGTTCCCCTCTAGGATACAAACTCAGTCGTTGGCGGGATTCCAATCTAACCGGAACGGTAGTAGCACGTGCGCTTCGAGCCAATTCACCCGGGCCTTCCGGGAAGTCGCTGTACAACTCCCGTTCGTCAACCCAAAAACGACACGTGCGTGTGCGTGCAATTGCGTATCCGGAAGCGAGCGCTGAGCCATCCCTGTCATCATCGAATTACATATCAAGCACGTCGTCCATCCTGCGTTCCCATATCGTCCACATCAAAACCCCTGCCCCCTTCAGTTGGCGTAAAGCTGATTATGTGGTAAACGGTGCCGGCCGGTGGAGCGTTGTGTTTTGTGAAACCCGACCACGACACACGATTGTCCCGTGGCAATTCGTCAGTTGTCACCGAGTGGGACTTGTCCACTGCTGGATTTGGCTTACACATTAAACATAATAACcattaatttattacattAACGCATCAAACCATCGCGCTCCCAGTGTGACGTCAGGCAGAGCAAGGAGTGGTGAAGTGAAGTTTGTGCGAGTTGAGGAGAGTTTGTGTTTCTGTTGATAGCATTGAAGTGAGTGAAGCCGCCGACGGCCATCTCCAATCCTCCCCATCCCTCCTTCCTCCACTTCGAGGCCCCTTGTGGTGTGTTTGCGGTGGGAGCGAAGCATAAAGAACAACCCAACCTAACGCAACCGCCAACCGGCAGCACAGAAATGAGTTCAAAAGCATTACCAAATCTATTTATGCTATCAGCGGCGGTAATTGTGTTGATGGCGGTGCTGATCGCCGGACCGCAGCCGGTGGTCGCCAACGACAGCCAGAATATTAACCGGCTGCTCAACAATCAGGTGATTGTCAGTCGGCAGATCATGTGCGTCCTGGAGAAGAGCCCGTGCGATCAGCTCGGTCGTCAGTTGAAAGGTAACGTACCGCAATAGACGTTAAATGTGGCATTAGTTTCCGATGTACTTATGGTAGTAGTCAATCTTTCAATCGTCTGATGATGGCTACCTTGGTAACAAACCATTGGTTTTCTTACCAAATAAGActttgttaaattttaaacgCTTTGTTTTGGCTTCTCCTCTTATCTTGATTATATTTGGTTGGAAAACCCCTCTTATTTTGATTATATTTGAGTGTTATGTACGAATGTTTAAATGCacataatacatttttttaaataattatgaTTGTTGAATATTCTACAGTTTCAaaggttttcttccttttcgtttgataATATATCATGTAAAATTGTTTTcggcaaatatttgaaacaattgaaatttgaaacaatgtttatacaatttttcaattcaaagtGGTCGTTCGTAGTCATTATACGTTAGTTGTTTTGGCTTCATccacatcatcattatcatgaTTGTTTTGGAATTTCCATTTAAGGAATTTAGAAGGAGAAGAGGAGAAAAATTACATAatgttttgttatcttttttacTATCTGATAATAATTGACAGGAAATTATTCATACTcgggaaacatttaaaatcatgttttaaaccatttgcCAATTATTATGTCAAGAAAGTGATTTTGAAACATCCCCTTAAATGAGCTAATGGGACTTCAGCGCAGAAAACATGATTGTAAATAAGTGCTGTTCATCAGCCGCGCTAAATATCTAGTACAGCAAAACACCTCGTCCGAATCTGTCACCAAGTTCTACGAGGGAATTTTCCTTTTAACGCCAATCACCACCAACGCAGTAACAAACAACGTCCAGCGTGCCACTTTGGTGTCGACTCTCAGTTGTCATCCATTTTCCGTCCTCTTGATCTCTAGACCCTCGGGGAAATCGGTCAAACAACGTTTCCCGCCCAGAGCAGAATAAAATTCCAAGAAAGCGGAAAGGTGCCGGAAAAATCGgatctgtatgtgtgtgggtgtgagtGGGCAGATGGCGGACggaaattttctaaaaaagcACATCCGGCTCGAAGGACTAAAGCAAACAAAGGCCTTAGTCAACAAAAACCGAGCACCAATCTCAGGGAATTCATTAACGGTCCTCATAATGAAGTGAAATAGGAAGAGATTATGTTGGATTatgtttgaattgttttgctgGCCCGTTCGGTTAGGCTGTGTTGGTCCtggtgttattttgtttgcattttaaagTCGTGCAAtaatagttaaaaaaaatagaagcaaatCATGGTGGGGACTGATTTAAGTAAAAAATGGTACCAGTTTTTTAACAATGTGCCACTGGTACATGATTCGAAGAGCTTTTCTCCCATCCAACtgagtattattttttatttcctttcgttcggcTGGAGTAAAGCACCAGGCGCCCCCATAATGAATTTAAACGAGTGCGTAGCTAACAATACCATGTTCTACCtagaaaaacattttgttgGTAATTGGATTGAAAACTGCACTGCCAACTTTCGAAGCAAATTTTGCGAAAGTTTCACTGATTTGCGCACTGTAGACTATTGTCCgcgatgaaagtttgatgctCATTAATTTTACACTCCAGCGGGAAAACTTTATCCGATGGACATGGTTTTGCATTCCCGATATGACTCGtatgtttcatgttttcgtttcatatCGTGAGCCTCATTTGTTAGGTGCTTTCTACGTGCTGGTTCGATGTtgttattcaatttttaatcCCCTATTACCAATACGAAGGTAGTAAAATCTAAGAGAATTAAAACACTTCCGCGTACGTGATCGCAATTCGTATTAAAAAtttgttgcttgtttttttgttatttcccAACTACAGTGGACGTGAAATCACGTTAGCACGCTTATATGAttgagttttgtttgatttttatttctcgcATAGTTCTGCTGCTCCCAGCTGTACATTCAGAGGTTAATGTTTTTGATGAAATGTGTAAAACCGGATCCGGAAaggatttgaaaatgaaagccGCATCTGTCAGAATGGAAGAAGTTTTTGTTCTGCGGGTTTTTTAGCTTCCTGCTAAATTATTATAtctcaaatgaaaaaaaaacagctccaATAAGGGGAAATAACAATTCAAAAACTCGAATGAATCCAACgctaaaaagaaaccaaactcGAGATTGTAACatctgtttcttgtttttgtgttggttTAGTCGTGAGCGAAAGATTTTGTTATGTCcacttttccatttatttccaACCAAAACCTAACCGAAACAACTTTAACCTTTCCATTGTTTCTGTTCTGTGCTATTATTTTGCTTGCTTTGTAGGTCAGGGTGGCCGAGTTTTGCGCCATTCGGAAGCCACcggtccttttttttcaataaaactaGTCCGTTGCTTTCGACAAGATGAACGAAAATGagtgaacaaaacaaagaaataaaagccGTGGGCAAATAATGACCACCCGAAGAACACAATGGTGAACGGGTAAGGCGAAGCAAAGGGATGGAACGAGATAAAATCACACTGGAAGCCTGTTGAATGTATGGAATGGAACGTGAAAAAACAGCAACATCTCATAATCAGCTGATAACCTTTCAAGTGGTGCTTTTATGATTTTCATCCTGGAAACAGATTATCTTCTTTAAGCTATCCTTGCAGTAGGGGCTCTTtggatgtgtgtttttgtaaaGTTGCGGAGATTTTTACGATCTCTAGCCAAACATCAGCCCGGTGAGTTATAGGTTTTTAATAGAACTATTTCCGCACAGTGAAATATAGCACTGGAATGTGAAAGCCTCTTCCATGTAGAAGTTGCGAGAAAATCATCTCAGAGAGTGCACTCAGTCGGAAACATCACAGACGAAGAGGTACTCCAGGGTGGGAAAATCTTCCGATCAACAAAGACGGTGcggaaaataacataaaatccAAACCGAGATGAAAATTTCTCTTCCCCATACCGGAAATGAAGCGAAAGTCAAGGAAATGTTTCGAAAAGAGGAACTTTATGCCCACCCTAGGAAAGCGAAAGGACATGAAAGACTACGAACCGAGGCCGTCCTGTTGCACCGTTTTCTGCATGGCGCATCCTGAATCTTCCGTCCACCAAGCGGGAAACCGAGGCTCACGTGGGCATCTGAGAGTAAGAATGGAATTTTCACCTCTTCTGCGCCAGAAGAGGAGGAGATGGCGAAAAGCGAGGAAAGCATTTACGGGAAATTGAATACTTTGCCCGTCCGACTCGGGTGAGCAAGAATGGCGTGGAATTGACTAGGAACTGGTATTTTATCGTAAATGCTTG encodes:
- the LOC131293595 gene encoding uncharacterized protein LOC131293595, which gives rise to MVRSCSQVRFRTALERLSISLNLTDFVNLVQGMVSNNAAQAQEQLNGEDLPDVPPVVNDKAADGSLLDDYVNCPPDDANDGAQGEPTLPDSDKGPTNVIRTKFDDYPPLIKVRDDRVLKAGIGMRPGPFDEPKIIYDQQDIELLDVTDSVTLDDVRRVFVNVADDNIEGSGGDEPQKEPEVVTETREEILIHVSQQKPLRIVDSKQALEESDVEEQGPLKHLDAKTLYDLLEGETREQGVRKYFENHPDEIILSSPEYPNPYPLEWNEMKNFSVDGGRGVQITIHDLDLNPTTDFLYIRAGNIEDVEEKGPVLTGTYTEPIRFLIPQTTYFTIHFVAQQDPDGEQKHRGFQLSYAPFGEMVSPTTPTTTEIIVPQEELQWTTKEIVMTPTMMELQSTWSEIKEALSNASNMYIESRNLSYMPSRPFDVKLLARKCPDTWRNHENCVSLEFAVPLRPILYEPSYDDDGLDMGFGNKFLQKGFISIVTTEATEPQYELDVAHLDEMWNEFGQMAVQRAGYDGYIMPESGRILLTWIGISLAIVGTFLFVLYMIWKIDIFKDYRRISRTSHAVAPDDDKNELKKKEFDISMFPSPHQVVPTFFPTGEPYGPDAEAQYAYDNTTMSQWPEDFSEPKYPETSFGGGPPQRTSQQRTTGLARPYEPVSPMDLSTAPMDFNDSPRMPRSSAGNRGNPFLSPPGGGPRTSTGNPPPGLR
- the LOC131289538 gene encoding uroporphyrinogen-III synthase isoform X1, producing the protein MKKVVVILKSESENSDNYGALLEKHGFEPVFIPTLDFSFKNLEVLRDRLLSPYKYSGLIFTSPRSITAVRDAVRGQKLKDDWKTLENYSVGETSRDLIQRSLDLDTKGHHSGNASNLADFIKTDLYNKTVTMPFLFPCGNLKQDVLQNKLSEYGYSLDSVEVYETVPHRDLERNLVALFRSDGDANKDRTIDSLLFFSPSGINYCAHVFEKHRLDLTGKRIIAIGPSTKKAIENKGITVHRTAEKPSPDYVVGALLHDT
- the LOC131289538 gene encoding uroporphyrinogen-III synthase isoform X2, coding for MKKNLEVLRDRLLSPYKYSGLIFTSPRSITAVRDAVRGQKLKDDWKTLENYSVGETSRDLIQRSLDLDTKGHHSGNASNLADFIKTDLYNKTVTMPFLFPCGNLKQDVLQNKLSEYGYSLDSVEVYETVPHRDLERNLVALFRSDGDANKDRTIDSLLFFSPSGINYCAHVFEKHRLDLTGKRIIAIGPSTKKAIENKGITVHRTAEKPSPDYVVGALLHDT
- the LOC131281289 gene encoding exosome complex component CSL4, with the protein product MSEKNKEQALICVPGQVLCAASEFVVASEGTYEKLGYVHATLAGIVRMKKREKNTYISVVSFGGGATVPVIGDIVTARITGVQHRLAKCRILCIGKTALNRGFRGIIRKEDVRATEVDRVEMHKCFRPGDIILARVLHQIELNVFHLSTADNELGVVVAISPSSRANSGAETIPMVPVCWTEVQCPVTLIKEPRKVAKVVPEKGQSLSKTLALF
- the LOC131283048 gene encoding putative odorant-binding protein A10 encodes the protein MSSKALPNLFMLSAAVIVLMAVLIAGPQPVVANDSQNINRLLNNQVIVSRQIMCVLEKSPCDQLGRQLKAALPEVIQRNCRNCSPQQAQNAQKLTNFLQTRYPEVWAMLIRKYGAV